In Streptomyces thermolilacinus SPC6, a single genomic region encodes these proteins:
- a CDS encoding NAD(P)/FAD-dependent oxidoreductase has translation MYDVVVVGGRCAGSPLAMLLARQGHRVLVVDRASFPSDSVSTHYIHQAGLLRLKEWGLLDEIIAAKTPALRKMHYSYRGIHLNGFAEPVDGVDAVYCPRRTVLDEILVNAARRAGAEVVEGFTVTDVVVSDGRVTGIRGREGDGPEREIRATVVVGADGFHSTVAKKVGAELYNVRPAAGFIYYSYYSGLESWGLHHKNGFNEKWFGTWPTNDDLNMVAIICTKRHLKEFRQDVEANFQAVIDDVSPEMGEQLRDQGRRVEDFRPMRYPDNYYRRAYGPGWALVGDAGYHKDPYTGWGITDSFLHGELLAERIHQGLAGERPMEEALAEYNKLRDEESAGVYDFTTTLGELTELPPFFKATMSAMSKSQEWTDKMLGLIGGIVPDYEIYAPDALERLYDAAGVPQDERIYDPAG, from the coding sequence TCGCCTCTGGCCATGCTTCTGGCACGGCAGGGGCACCGGGTTCTCGTGGTGGACCGGGCCTCCTTCCCGAGCGACTCGGTGTCGACCCACTACATTCACCAGGCCGGCCTGCTGCGACTCAAGGAGTGGGGCCTGCTCGACGAGATCATCGCGGCCAAGACGCCCGCGCTCCGCAAGATGCACTACTCGTACCGGGGCATCCACCTCAACGGCTTCGCGGAGCCCGTCGACGGCGTGGACGCCGTCTACTGTCCCCGCCGGACCGTGCTGGACGAGATACTCGTCAACGCCGCCCGCAGGGCCGGCGCCGAGGTCGTCGAAGGGTTCACCGTCACCGACGTGGTGGTCTCCGACGGCCGTGTCACGGGTATCCGGGGGCGCGAAGGGGACGGCCCCGAGCGCGAGATCCGCGCGACGGTCGTCGTCGGTGCCGACGGCTTCCACTCCACCGTCGCCAAGAAGGTGGGAGCGGAGCTGTACAACGTGCGCCCCGCCGCCGGCTTCATCTACTACTCGTACTACAGCGGTCTCGAGTCGTGGGGTCTGCACCACAAGAACGGCTTCAACGAGAAGTGGTTCGGCACCTGGCCGACCAACGACGACCTGAACATGGTCGCCATCATCTGCACCAAGCGTCACCTCAAGGAGTTCCGCCAGGACGTCGAGGCCAACTTCCAGGCCGTGATCGACGACGTCTCCCCGGAGATGGGCGAGCAGCTCCGCGACCAGGGCCGCCGCGTGGAGGACTTCCGTCCCATGCGCTACCCGGACAACTACTACCGCCGCGCGTACGGCCCCGGCTGGGCGCTGGTCGGTGACGCCGGCTACCACAAGGACCCCTACACCGGCTGGGGCATCACGGACTCCTTCCTGCACGGCGAGCTGCTCGCCGAGCGCATCCACCAGGGCCTCGCGGGCGAACGCCCGATGGAGGAGGCGCTGGCCGAGTACAACAAGCTCCGCGACGAGGAGAGCGCCGGCGTCTACGACTTCACGACGACGCTCGGCGAGCTCACCGAACTGCCGCCGTTCTTCAAGGCGACGATGAGCGCGATGAGCAAGTCCCAGGAGTGGACCGACAAGATGCTCGGTCTGATCGGCGGCATCGTCCCGGACTACGAGATCTACGCGCCTGACGCCCTGGAGCGGCTCTACGACGCCGCCGGCGTGCCGCAGGACGAGCGGATCTACGACCCGGCCGGCTGA